A window of Auraticoccus monumenti contains these coding sequences:
- a CDS encoding dipeptidase, with translation MRIPVIDGHNDLPWRMRELGHPASPVELVAGDPRTHTDLPRMVAGGLRGQFWSVFVPCSFTGPDAVLAVLEQVDRVHQLAAEHPEALVLVRDADELEQVLGTDDGRVASLLGAEGGHCLDGSLAVLRDLRRLGVRYLTLTHNENTDWADSATDEPRHGGLTRFGREVVAEMNRIGMLVDLSHVSAATMHDALDTTRAPVVFSHSSARAVCDHPRNVPDDVLARLAGNGGTCMVTFVPSFVAQPVRDWVLEVRTAVLAAGEDPADDPTWERWTSGWPTPRPLATLEDVVAHCEHVREVAGIDHVGLGGDYDGCAQLPAGLEDVSGYPRLLERLGEEGWSRQDLEKLAWRNTVRVLRDAEAVAG, from the coding sequence ATGCGCATCCCGGTGATCGACGGCCACAACGACCTGCCCTGGCGGATGCGCGAGCTGGGTCACCCGGCCAGTCCGGTGGAGCTGGTCGCCGGCGACCCGCGGACCCACACCGACCTGCCGCGGATGGTCGCCGGCGGGCTGCGGGGGCAGTTCTGGTCGGTCTTCGTGCCATGCTCCTTCACCGGACCGGATGCGGTGCTCGCCGTGCTGGAGCAGGTGGACCGGGTGCACCAGCTGGCGGCCGAGCACCCCGAGGCCCTGGTCCTGGTCCGCGACGCCGACGAGCTCGAGCAGGTGCTGGGGACCGACGACGGGCGGGTGGCCAGCCTGCTCGGCGCGGAGGGCGGGCACTGCCTGGACGGCTCGCTGGCGGTGCTGCGGGACCTGCGGCGTCTCGGCGTCCGCTACCTGACGCTGACCCACAACGAGAACACCGACTGGGCCGACTCGGCCACCGACGAGCCGCGCCACGGCGGGCTCACCCGGTTCGGGCGCGAGGTGGTGGCGGAGATGAACCGGATCGGCATGCTGGTCGACCTGTCCCACGTCTCGGCCGCGACCATGCACGACGCCCTGGACACCACCCGCGCGCCGGTGGTCTTCTCCCACTCCAGCGCCCGGGCCGTCTGCGACCACCCCCGCAACGTGCCCGACGACGTGCTCGCCCGGCTGGCCGGCAACGGGGGCACCTGCATGGTCACCTTCGTGCCCTCCTTCGTGGCCCAGCCGGTCCGGGACTGGGTGCTGGAGGTGCGGACGGCCGTGCTGGCGGCGGGGGAGGACCCCGCGGACGACCCGACCTGGGAGCGGTGGACGTCCGGCTGGCCCACCCCGCGCCCGCTCGCCACCCTGGAGGACGTCGTGGCCCACTGCGAGCACGTCCGCGAGGTCGCCGGCATCGACCACGTCGGGCTGGGCGGGGACTACGACGGCTGCGCCCAGCTGCCCGCCGGCCTGGAGGACGTCAGCGGGTACCCCCGGTTGCTGGAGCGGCTGGGGGAGGAGGGCTGGAGCCGTCAGGACCTGGAGAAGCTGGCCTGGCGCAACACCGTCCGCGTCCTCCGCGACGCCGAGGCCGTCGCCGGCTGA